A single genomic interval of Deltaproteobacteria bacterium harbors:
- a CDS encoding VWA domain-containing protein — protein MSFLAPVMLVGLVAALVPLIIHLVGRRRAPRRPFAAIDFVLRSNRRVAQRLRLRQWLLLALRVALVAAVVLMVAKPYAEVDSELPMVGAGPQSAVIVLDDTLSMRRRSSTRTLGHDAARRAQEIVTLLGGGADVAVLRVSVPDGPLPTLTRDTRKVRSAIAAVQPGYRHGGLGPAVAQAARLLRDSALPERHIYVLTDLALHGLAGVRGEVPADIRLHAVDVSGKGQAENRAVVAFTAHASGAPGQRSTALVAKVCNYGPAADAVKLSLEVDGRQAARGVLALGGWSCGRKRFQHSFPSGGVHQAVVALEPDALPEDDRRYLQVEIQTELRVLLVNGDPSPVRHRDELFYLETALAAGGVGGQAVSAKVVTVDDLERARLTSFDVVALCNVKGLAPPLAQQLEQYVNKGGGLFVALGEQVDAEAVNRTLGRLLPQPLRSAVSATAPDSGGSALRIGRVDVEHPIVAGIWSEEGGGGLRTARFDRVYRLSPATTADRRVILYYDDGSPALLEGRRGLGRVVLFTSTVDRDWTDLPIRPGYLPLVQQTIRYLSRAPDPQQRRALTVPGRYLLDPVPVRQHLRLVTPSGEEQSWTAKQLARRATLELHADQPGFYRLTAVSDEGRVTALERQSFAANVDPAESDLRKGTLQTSKVDGRRMARAKQRVELWHAVGVALLLLLLLESIFTRRG, from the coding sequence ATGAGCTTCCTCGCTCCGGTGATGCTCGTGGGCCTCGTGGCGGCGCTCGTGCCGCTCATCATTCACCTCGTCGGGCGCCGGCGGGCTCCACGCCGTCCGTTCGCGGCCATCGACTTCGTCCTGCGCTCGAACCGGCGCGTGGCGCAGCGTCTTCGGCTCCGGCAGTGGCTGCTCCTCGCGCTCCGCGTGGCGCTCGTCGCTGCGGTGGTGCTGATGGTGGCGAAGCCCTACGCCGAGGTGGATTCCGAGCTCCCCATGGTAGGAGCCGGCCCACAGAGCGCCGTGATCGTCCTCGACGACACGTTGAGCATGCGCCGTCGATCGTCCACCCGGACGCTCGGCCACGACGCGGCCCGCCGAGCGCAGGAGATCGTGACCTTGCTCGGAGGAGGCGCCGACGTGGCCGTGCTGCGCGTCTCGGTGCCGGACGGCCCCCTGCCGACGCTGACCCGCGACACGCGGAAGGTCCGCTCGGCCATCGCTGCCGTGCAGCCGGGCTACCGCCACGGCGGCCTGGGGCCCGCGGTGGCACAGGCGGCGCGGCTCTTGCGCGATTCGGCGCTCCCCGAGCGGCACATCTACGTCCTCACGGACCTCGCGCTCCACGGCCTCGCAGGGGTGCGGGGGGAGGTTCCCGCCGACATCCGGCTGCACGCGGTCGACGTGAGCGGCAAGGGTCAGGCCGAGAACCGGGCCGTCGTGGCGTTCACGGCGCATGCCTCGGGCGCTCCGGGGCAGCGCTCCACCGCGCTGGTGGCGAAGGTATGCAACTACGGGCCGGCGGCCGACGCGGTGAAGCTCTCGCTCGAGGTCGACGGTCGGCAGGCGGCGCGGGGGGTGCTCGCGCTCGGGGGCTGGAGCTGCGGCCGAAAGCGTTTCCAGCACTCCTTCCCGAGCGGTGGGGTGCACCAGGCCGTGGTAGCGCTCGAGCCGGACGCCCTGCCCGAGGACGACCGACGCTACCTGCAGGTGGAGATCCAGACCGAGCTCCGCGTGCTCCTGGTCAACGGCGATCCGTCACCGGTGCGTCACCGGGACGAGCTCTTCTACCTGGAGACGGCGCTCGCCGCGGGAGGCGTGGGCGGTCAGGCCGTGAGCGCCAAGGTGGTCACGGTGGACGACCTCGAGCGCGCGCGGCTCACGAGCTTCGACGTGGTGGCCCTCTGCAACGTGAAGGGGCTCGCCCCCCCCCTGGCGCAGCAGCTCGAGCAATACGTGAACAAGGGGGGGGGACTGTTCGTGGCGCTCGGGGAGCAGGTGGACGCCGAGGCCGTGAACCGCACCCTCGGTCGGCTGCTTCCACAGCCGCTGCGCTCCGCGGTGAGCGCCACGGCGCCCGACAGCGGGGGCAGCGCGCTGCGCATCGGTCGCGTGGACGTGGAGCACCCCATCGTGGCCGGGATCTGGTCCGAGGAAGGGGGGGGCGGCCTTCGTACGGCCCGCTTCGACCGCGTCTACCGGCTGAGCCCCGCGACTACCGCGGATCGTCGGGTGATCCTCTACTACGACGACGGTTCGCCCGCGCTGCTCGAGGGGCGTCGAGGGCTGGGGCGCGTGGTGCTCTTCACCTCCACCGTGGATCGCGACTGGACTGACCTGCCCATCCGCCCGGGGTATCTTCCGCTCGTGCAGCAGACGATTCGTTATCTGAGCCGGGCGCCCGACCCGCAACAGCGGCGGGCCTTGACGGTCCCCGGGCGCTACCTCCTCGACCCCGTGCCCGTGCGGCAGCACCTGCGCCTGGTCACGCCGTCGGGCGAGGAGCAGAGCTGGACCGCGAAGCAGCTGGCGCGGAGGGCGACGCTCGAGCTCCACGCCGATCAGCCGGGGTTCTACCGCCTGACGGCCGTGTCGGACGAGGGACGCGTGACCGCGCTCGAGCGCCAGAGCTTCGCGGCCAACGTGGACCCGGCGGAGTCGGACCTGCGAAAGGGTACGCTCCAGACCTCGAAGGTGGACGGCCGCCGGATGGCGCGCGCGAAACAGCGCGTGGAGCTCTGGCACGCCGTGGGGGTGGCGTTGCTCCTCCTGCTCCTTCTCGAATCGATCTTCACCCGGCGCGGGTAG
- a CDS encoding DUF58 domain-containing protein: protein MVTTPRHRHLDGEALAKLGNLQLRVQAVVEGSLAGLHRSPHHGSSIEFAEHKEYAPGDDIRRIDWKAYARFDRYYVRQFEDETELRAYFLLDASGSMGYGAPLSKLEYGSVLVASLAYLLARQRDQPSLLAFAEDVRCYLPPRGRTAHLSHFLTALEELAPSGRTDLGRAIHYLTDVIGRRSFVLVVSDLFDAHPDALRLLRQLRARGHRVVLFHLLHEDELGLPFGDLTLFEAMEDTRAVLVDPGGIRKLYLKEMERFLERTREACRQGEIGYHQISPGQPVDQVLLRFLSSKRGRR, encoded by the coding sequence ATGGTCACCACCCCGCGACACCGGCACCTCGACGGGGAGGCGCTCGCGAAGCTCGGCAATCTGCAGCTCCGGGTGCAGGCGGTGGTCGAGGGGTCGCTCGCCGGTCTGCACCGTAGCCCCCACCACGGCTCCAGCATCGAGTTCGCCGAGCACAAGGAGTACGCGCCGGGGGACGACATCCGGCGCATCGACTGGAAGGCCTACGCTCGCTTCGACCGCTACTACGTGCGGCAGTTCGAGGACGAGACGGAGCTGCGCGCCTACTTCCTGCTCGACGCGAGCGGGTCGATGGGCTACGGCGCGCCCCTCTCCAAGCTCGAATACGGCAGCGTGCTCGTGGCCTCGCTGGCCTACCTCCTCGCCCGACAGCGCGACCAGCCGAGCCTGCTCGCTTTCGCCGAGGACGTGCGGTGCTACCTGCCGCCGCGCGGGAGGACGGCGCACCTCTCCCATTTTCTCACGGCGCTCGAGGAGCTCGCTCCGTCGGGGCGCACGGACCTGGGGCGCGCGATCCATTACTTGACCGACGTGATCGGCCGGCGGAGCTTCGTGCTCGTGGTGAGCGACCTGTTCGACGCCCACCCCGACGCGCTGCGCCTCCTCCGCCAGCTCCGCGCGCGGGGACATCGCGTGGTGCTCTTTCACCTGCTCCACGAGGACGAGCTCGGCCTGCCCTTCGGTGACCTCACGCTCTTCGAGGCCATGGAGGACACGCGCGCCGTGCTCGTGGACCCGGGCGGCATCCGCAAGCTCTACCTGAAGGAGATGGAGCGTTTCCTGGAGCGCACGCGCGAAGCCTGCCGGCAGGGGGAGATCGGCTACCACCAGATCTCCCCGGGGCAGCCGGTCGACCAGGTGCTGCTCCGCTTCCTGAGCAGCAAGCGAGGACGGCGATGA
- a CDS encoding MoxR family ATPase — MSAEQAEELSRDDADLQAIHEVAEARRLVLAEIEKRIVGQHKVIEHLLIALFARGHCLFVGVPGLAKTLLVSTLAELLNLRFSRIQFTPDLMPSDITGTDVLQEDPAQGRRFFRFIKGPIFANLVLADEINRTPPKTQAALLQAMQEYRVTAAGATHELELPFLVFATQNPIEHEGTYPLPEAQLDRFMFEVDVGYPSEEEEVQIVKQVTSDYTPQLRKVLSPERIRQLQDLVLRVPVADHVVRYAVGLCRLSRPDAEGAPAVVKEFLSWGAGPRASQYLVLAGKAKALLEGRYAVRVEDIRDLVRPTLQHRLVRNFHAEAEGVTTTQLIDQLLAAVRP, encoded by the coding sequence ATGAGCGCTGAGCAGGCCGAGGAGCTCTCCCGAGACGACGCGGACCTTCAGGCGATCCACGAGGTCGCCGAGGCGCGACGGCTCGTGCTCGCGGAGATCGAGAAGCGCATCGTCGGTCAGCACAAGGTCATCGAGCACCTGCTCATCGCCCTCTTCGCCCGCGGGCACTGCCTCTTCGTGGGCGTCCCCGGTCTGGCGAAGACGCTGCTCGTCTCGACGCTGGCGGAGCTCTTGAACCTGCGCTTCTCGCGCATCCAGTTCACCCCCGACCTGATGCCGTCGGACATCACGGGGACCGACGTCCTGCAGGAGGACCCGGCCCAGGGGCGCCGCTTCTTCCGCTTCATCAAGGGGCCCATCTTCGCCAACCTCGTGCTCGCCGACGAGATCAACCGCACCCCGCCCAAGACGCAGGCCGCACTGCTCCAGGCCATGCAGGAGTACCGCGTGACGGCGGCGGGCGCGACGCACGAGCTCGAGCTGCCCTTCCTCGTCTTCGCCACGCAGAACCCGATCGAGCACGAGGGAACCTATCCCCTCCCCGAGGCGCAGCTCGACCGCTTCATGTTCGAGGTGGACGTGGGCTACCCCTCCGAGGAGGAGGAGGTGCAGATCGTCAAGCAGGTGACCAGCGACTACACGCCGCAGCTGCGCAAGGTGCTCAGCCCCGAGCGCATCCGGCAGCTGCAGGACCTGGTGCTGCGCGTCCCCGTCGCGGACCACGTGGTGCGCTACGCGGTGGGTCTCTGCCGGCTGAGTCGTCCCGACGCCGAAGGGGCTCCGGCGGTGGTGAAGGAGTTCCTGAGCTGGGGGGCGGGCCCCCGCGCCTCGCAGTACCTGGTGCTCGCCGGGAAGGCCAAGGCCCTGCTCGAAGGGCGCTACGCCGTGCGCGTGGAGGACATCCGGGATCTCGTGCGCCCCACGCTCCAGCACCGGCTGGTCCGCAACTTCCACGCGGAGGCGGAAGGGGTCACCACGACCCAGCTCATCGATCAGCTGCTGGCCGCCGTCCGGCCCTGA
- a CDS encoding RNA methyltransferase → MPTIRIGQRAATEVDPRLGPETVLEALAPFLSPRRQRRIARVVEQRLLSVTVLLEHPYDPHNAAAVLRTCEGLGLLTAHVVPGEAGFRLSARVTQAADKWIDVYLHADTRAALGYLRSAGYRLLAATPPPLGETPDRAALAGHASQPVALVFGNEHAGLTREGLEACDGRFHLPMFGFTESYNLSVSAALALASLVDARRAVLGAGGDLSRAAKLRLRAAYYARSVPRAAGLVQRHLAARDPR, encoded by the coding sequence ATGCCGACCATTCGCATCGGGCAGCGCGCGGCGACCGAGGTGGACCCGCGCCTCGGCCCGGAAACCGTGCTGGAGGCCCTCGCGCCGTTCCTCTCTCCGCGGCGCCAGCGTCGGATCGCGCGCGTGGTGGAGCAGCGCCTCCTCTCGGTCACCGTGCTCCTCGAGCACCCCTACGACCCGCATAACGCCGCCGCCGTGCTTCGCACCTGCGAGGGCCTGGGCCTTCTGACCGCGCACGTCGTACCCGGCGAGGCCGGCTTTCGGCTCTCCGCGCGCGTGACCCAGGCGGCGGACAAGTGGATCGACGTGTACCTGCACGCGGACACCCGGGCGGCGCTCGGCTACCTGCGGAGCGCGGGCTACCGGCTGCTGGCCGCCACGCCGCCGCCGCTCGGCGAGACGCCGGATCGTGCCGCGCTGGCAGGTCATGCGTCGCAGCCCGTCGCGCTCGTCTTCGGCAACGAACACGCCGGGCTCACCAGGGAGGGGCTCGAGGCCTGCGACGGCCGCTTCCACCTGCCGATGTTCGGGTTCACCGAGAGCTACAACCTCTCCGTCTCGGCGGCGCTCGCGTTGGCCAGTCTCGTCGACGCGCGGCGAGCCGTTCTCGGTGCGGGCGGAGATCTTTCGCGTGCGGCGAAACTCCGGCTGCGTGCGGCGTACTACGCCCGGAGCGTGCCCCGTGCGGCAGGGCTCGTGCAGCGCCACCTGGCGGCGCGAGACCCACGTTGA
- a CDS encoding DUF4175 family protein: MREGIPHLPPLVYFLGVDASTHISIYLAEIRRRSRWLHALRGAAVYCASLAGLALLLLGAAAVARLDGALQLLGLGLPLVGLVALAVHLVVVFRRLRDAKHLAELVGERVPALRSDLVSSVELIDEARRGPVRFSTAMLGALSQQTAERLGKVDPRRVVASTGLRRAAMGLAAAAVAWAGALALAPEALREAAARLLRFELRAPEKVAEEPLVGDLRVTYYYPPHTGRPPRRVESSTGHLSGPPGTRALIQTTAMVPLTDGALVFEAREGRRTTRHPLTIVRSLSVQTELLLRAEGTYHFEVVRSAGERVRDPVEHRVELEPDERPRVTLYGPPEELEIAQRQKVELAYQAEDDVGLSGVELAYQLGSGPTQRLPLWKSDPRTRQRSAAGKHEWDLSTLGLRAGARVAYWIEAIDNDAVLGPKRGLSATAHLRVFSPEEKHQRTLQQQQELAEQALELLSGRLLLFGSEASVAGSGQLDRALALHRGHGRLVDGLRELRLRMKQDPLTPEAVVRTVAAIRRRQSVALEGETKLLKELEAAKRRGAPRPSQLAPVETQNRKLVTALELDALLLADLLEEQRLQGLVSLTQDLQEARKKLAELLARYKRSQSEQLKRELLREIAAMERKLQQLQAQLASLRSTVPDEYLNREALAQVKAGEELKRMSQLLQQGKIADVEAALASLDQKLARMQSLLGGNLQDYRGQRMSEREAAYGKLLDRVRDLEGQQRGLARRTEQVVGQYQKRATSLMQTKVQPMLKRALAKARKLAKAVEEVDERRLPDFQQEQLGRVRARVQGLQGVLQQGDLEQALHMAQRANNGLRTLKEDLADDLEGAGAWQGQALRKALGGTRRAQSLAAELQSDLETALPPPGSLLRAEDRQELGKLRRSQQTLRREAQQLLRKLQSEEAGARLLGPAARRSLRQSEEYMGQAAERLGAAHPQEAQGAQEEAADRLAQLQKQVQQSRQPRDPTGESSYRERVPIPGAETFRPPKEFRQDLLDAMKEKAPSRYRRMVKRYYEELVR; encoded by the coding sequence GTGCGCGAGGGAATCCCACACCTCCCGCCGCTGGTATACTTCCTCGGCGTGGACGCCTCGACCCACATCTCGATCTACCTCGCCGAGATCCGCCGCCGAAGTCGCTGGCTGCACGCGCTGCGAGGAGCAGCCGTCTACTGCGCGAGCCTCGCCGGGCTGGCGCTGCTCCTCCTCGGCGCCGCGGCCGTCGCCCGCCTGGACGGCGCGCTGCAGCTCCTCGGACTCGGCCTCCCGCTCGTGGGCCTGGTCGCCCTCGCCGTCCATCTCGTCGTCGTCTTTCGTCGGCTCCGAGACGCCAAGCATCTCGCCGAGCTGGTGGGAGAGCGCGTCCCGGCGCTGCGCAGCGACCTGGTCTCGTCGGTCGAGCTGATCGACGAGGCGCGCCGCGGCCCCGTGCGCTTCTCCACCGCGATGCTGGGTGCGCTCTCGCAACAGACCGCCGAGCGCCTCGGCAAGGTCGACCCCCGGCGGGTCGTCGCCTCCACCGGCCTCCGGCGCGCGGCCATGGGCCTCGCCGCCGCCGCCGTCGCCTGGGCCGGCGCCCTGGCTCTCGCCCCCGAGGCGCTGCGCGAAGCCGCCGCTCGCCTCCTCCGGTTCGAGCTCCGCGCGCCCGAGAAGGTGGCCGAAGAACCTCTCGTGGGCGACCTCCGCGTCACCTACTACTACCCGCCGCACACCGGTCGCCCCCCCCGCCGCGTCGAGAGCTCCACCGGGCACCTGAGCGGACCGCCGGGGACCCGCGCGCTGATCCAGACCACGGCGATGGTCCCCCTGACCGATGGGGCGCTCGTCTTCGAGGCGCGCGAGGGACGACGCACCACGCGCCACCCCCTCACGATCGTGCGCTCCCTCTCCGTGCAGACCGAGCTCCTGCTGCGCGCCGAGGGGACCTATCACTTCGAGGTCGTGCGCTCTGCGGGCGAGCGCGTCCGAGACCCCGTGGAGCACCGGGTGGAGCTCGAGCCCGACGAGCGACCGCGCGTCACCCTCTACGGGCCCCCCGAGGAGCTCGAGATCGCCCAGCGGCAAAAAGTCGAGCTCGCGTATCAGGCCGAGGACGACGTCGGACTTTCGGGGGTGGAGCTCGCCTACCAGCTCGGCAGCGGCCCCACGCAGCGCCTCCCGCTCTGGAAGAGCGACCCCCGCACGCGCCAGCGCAGCGCCGCCGGCAAGCACGAGTGGGACCTCTCCACGCTCGGCCTCCGCGCGGGGGCCCGCGTGGCCTACTGGATCGAGGCGATCGACAACGACGCGGTCCTCGGTCCCAAGCGCGGGCTCTCCGCCACCGCACACCTGCGCGTCTTCAGCCCCGAGGAGAAGCACCAGCGCACGCTGCAACAGCAGCAGGAGCTGGCCGAACAGGCCCTCGAGCTCCTCTCCGGCCGGCTGCTCCTCTTCGGCTCCGAGGCGAGCGTCGCCGGCTCCGGGCAGCTCGACCGCGCGCTCGCCCTGCACCGCGGCCACGGCCGGCTCGTGGACGGGCTGCGCGAGCTGCGCCTCCGCATGAAGCAGGACCCCCTCACCCCCGAGGCCGTCGTTCGCACCGTCGCCGCCATCCGCCGGCGGCAGAGCGTCGCTCTCGAGGGAGAGACGAAGCTCCTCAAGGAGCTCGAGGCGGCGAAACGTCGCGGCGCCCCGCGACCGTCGCAGCTCGCGCCGGTGGAGACCCAGAATCGCAAGCTGGTGACGGCACTCGAGCTCGACGCCCTGCTGCTCGCGGATCTCCTCGAGGAGCAGCGGCTCCAGGGGCTGGTGAGCCTGACCCAGGACCTTCAGGAGGCGCGCAAGAAGCTGGCGGAGCTCCTCGCGCGCTACAAGCGCAGCCAGAGCGAGCAGCTCAAGCGAGAGCTCCTCCGCGAGATCGCCGCGATGGAGCGGAAGCTCCAGCAGCTCCAGGCGCAGCTCGCCAGCCTGAGGAGCACGGTGCCCGACGAGTACTTGAACCGCGAGGCGCTGGCCCAGGTGAAGGCCGGGGAGGAGCTCAAGCGCATGAGTCAACTCCTCCAGCAGGGGAAGATCGCCGACGTGGAGGCCGCCCTGGCCAGCCTGGACCAGAAGCTCGCGCGCATGCAGTCCTTGCTCGGCGGCAACCTGCAGGACTACCGGGGCCAGCGCATGAGCGAGCGCGAGGCGGCCTACGGCAAGCTGCTCGACCGCGTCCGTGACCTCGAAGGCCAGCAGCGCGGGCTGGCGCGGCGAACGGAGCAGGTGGTGGGGCAGTATCAGAAGCGGGCGACCTCGCTCATGCAGACCAAGGTGCAGCCGATGCTCAAGCGGGCCCTGGCCAAGGCGCGCAAGCTGGCCAAAGCGGTGGAGGAGGTGGACGAACGCCGCCTGCCCGACTTTCAACAGGAGCAGCTCGGCCGGGTCCGGGCACGCGTCCAGGGGCTGCAAGGTGTATTGCAGCAGGGCGATCTAGAACAAGCCCTCCATATGGCGCAGCGGGCCAACAACGGGCTGCGCACGCTGAAGGAGGACCTCGCCGACGACCTCGAGGGCGCCGGGGCCTGGCAGGGGCAGGCGCTGCGCAAGGCCCTCGGCGGCACGCGTCGGGCGCAGAGCCTCGCGGCCGAGCTTCAGTCGGACCTCGAGACGGCCTTGCCTCCGCCGGGGAGTCTCCTTCGTGCCGAAGATCGACAGGAACTCGGCAAGCTCCGCCGCAGCCAGCAGACCCTGCGGCGCGAGGCCCAGCAGCTCCTGCGGAAGCTGCAGAGCGAGGAGGCGGGGGCGCGCCTCCTCGGGCCCGCGGCGCGCCGCAGCCTGCGCCAGAGCGAGGAATACATGGGGCAGGCGGCCGAGCGGCTGGGAGCCGCGCATCCCCAGGAGGCGCAGGGGGCCCAGGAGGAGGCGGCGGACCGCCTCGCCCAGCTACAGAAGCAGGTCCAGCAGTCGCGGCAGCCGCGCGACCCGACCGGCGAGTCGAGTTATAGAGAGCGCGTTCCAATTCCAGGTGCCGAGACCTTCCGCCCCCCCAAGGAGTTCCGGCAGGACCTCCTCGACGCGATGAAGGAGAAGGCGCCCTCCCGCTACCGGCGGATGGTCAAGCGCTACTACGAGGAGCTCGTCCGGTGA
- a CDS encoding transglycosylase domain-containing protein, whose protein sequence is MRPLLWSSGVLLVAGGLYLAGPLVARWYLFGRLVPRLGRALGRELAVGRAVVGYRHAELEGLVVRSPHDDPGGPGVSVARVSMDYDFGALLKGRLEVREARVSGLRARWVRHPDGRSNVLDLLSRRRRAPGEGRLKLRSVVLEGGSLEVHDRQRRVELRAARLVGRVVPGAPSVVTLSGILLSSPRFPSTVSFDELRVSGVLRRSPLALPDVTVKGGRIQILPRLVLSGIRGTIGPDATGRRVTLALDGSYGGAEAKLWAAAGWVEPGPRKGLLEIKAARFSLGRIASILTRTPVILPQRTQVDGTLTLRFAEEVLRFDGDLAIQGLSLFHPNLARTPVLDLSAATAVAGEWNVARRELTLERLQVRSRGIDLRLSGKAERLGDRPKVSLRLASPPVPCQAVLAAFPPSLTPELQGFKLKGTFLLDLRAVVDYENLDALELGGQVGINRCSVVEAPEAMSAARLLTPFDHTVEPAPGQFLTLTVGPDNPEFAPFAELSPHLVNALLTTEDAGFFKHRGFITSQFRVALARNLKAGHFRLGASTISMQMVKNVLLTHEKTLARKLQELFLTWYVEQHVPKERIMELYFNAIEFGPGIYGIGRASRHYFGKRPKEITPLEAAFFATILPSPKRRYIQYCHGELSAAWDRYVRRVLRRIHSRGRIDDAAWRASEQQKLVFARDKGALSEESCKQQLTALLDGWKQEYRQRLKDSVLRAAPHQVELHVPKD, encoded by the coding sequence ATGCGTCCGTTACTCTGGTCGAGCGGGGTGCTCCTGGTCGCCGGGGGCCTGTACCTGGCCGGGCCCCTCGTGGCGCGCTGGTACCTGTTCGGGCGCCTCGTCCCTCGCCTCGGCCGCGCGCTGGGGCGCGAGCTCGCGGTGGGGCGAGCCGTGGTCGGGTATCGCCACGCGGAGCTCGAGGGGCTCGTCGTGCGCTCGCCTCACGACGACCCCGGCGGGCCCGGGGTCTCCGTCGCGCGCGTGTCGATGGACTACGACTTCGGCGCGCTGCTGAAGGGGCGTCTCGAGGTGCGCGAGGCACGCGTGAGCGGGCTCCGCGCGCGATGGGTGCGCCACCCGGACGGACGGAGCAACGTCCTCGACCTGCTCTCGCGCCGACGGCGCGCGCCGGGGGAGGGGCGCCTCAAGCTACGGAGCGTGGTGCTCGAGGGCGGGTCGCTCGAGGTCCACGACCGACAACGTCGGGTCGAGCTGCGCGCCGCGCGCCTCGTAGGGCGGGTCGTTCCCGGCGCGCCATCGGTGGTCACCCTCTCGGGGATCCTCCTCAGCTCTCCCCGTTTCCCCAGCACCGTTTCCTTCGACGAGCTGCGGGTGAGCGGAGTGTTGCGTCGCTCGCCCCTCGCGCTGCCGGATGTGACCGTGAAGGGGGGGCGCATCCAGATACTGCCGCGTCTGGTGCTCTCCGGCATCCGCGGGACGATCGGACCCGACGCGACCGGCCGGCGCGTGACGCTGGCGCTCGACGGGAGCTACGGGGGGGCGGAAGCCAAGCTCTGGGCTGCGGCAGGCTGGGTCGAGCCGGGGCCGCGCAAAGGGCTGCTCGAGATCAAGGCGGCCCGCTTCAGCCTCGGGCGCATCGCTTCGATCCTCACGCGCACGCCGGTGATCCTTCCCCAGCGCACCCAGGTGGACGGGACGCTTACCCTGCGCTTCGCCGAAGAGGTGCTGCGCTTCGACGGGGACCTCGCGATCCAGGGCCTCTCGCTCTTCCACCCGAACCTCGCGCGAACCCCCGTGCTGGACCTCTCGGCTGCTACCGCCGTGGCCGGGGAATGGAACGTGGCGCGGCGGGAGCTGACCCTCGAGCGGCTGCAGGTGCGGTCGAGGGGGATCGACCTCCGACTCTCCGGCAAGGCCGAGCGCCTCGGCGACCGCCCCAAGGTGTCGCTGCGGCTCGCGTCGCCCCCCGTCCCCTGCCAGGCCGTGCTCGCGGCCTTTCCGCCATCTCTCACGCCGGAGCTCCAGGGCTTCAAGCTGAAGGGGACCTTCCTGCTCGACCTCCGCGCGGTCGTGGACTACGAGAACCTCGACGCGCTCGAGCTCGGGGGCCAGGTGGGGATCAACCGCTGCAGCGTGGTGGAGGCGCCCGAGGCGATGAGCGCCGCGCGGTTGCTCACCCCCTTCGACCACACGGTGGAGCCGGCTCCCGGTCAGTTTCTCACGCTGACCGTGGGGCCCGACAACCCCGAGTTCGCCCCCTTCGCCGAGCTCTCGCCGCACCTCGTGAACGCCCTGCTGACCACCGAGGACGCGGGCTTCTTCAAGCATCGGGGCTTCATCACCTCGCAGTTCCGGGTGGCCCTCGCGCGCAACCTCAAGGCCGGCCACTTCCGCCTCGGGGCCTCCACGATCAGCATGCAGATGGTGAAGAACGTCCTGCTGACGCACGAGAAGACGCTGGCTCGCAAGCTCCAGGAGCTCTTCCTCACCTGGTACGTGGAGCAGCACGTGCCGAAGGAGCGCATCATGGAGCTCTACTTCAACGCCATCGAGTTCGGGCCCGGGATCTACGGCATCGGGCGCGCCTCGCGGCACTACTTCGGCAAGCGGCCGAAGGAGATTACGCCCCTCGAGGCGGCCTTCTTCGCCACGATCCTGCCCAGTCCGAAGCGCCGCTACATCCAGTATTGCCACGGAGAGCTGAGCGCGGCGTGGGACCGCTACGTGCGGCGCGTGCTGAGGCGCATCCACTCGCGCGGGCGAATCGACGACGCGGCGTGGCGCGCCTCGGAGCAGCAGAAGCTCGTCTTCGCCCGCGACAAGGGAGCTCTGTCGGAGGAGAGCTGCAAGCAGCAGCTCACCGCGCTCCTCGACGGCTGGAAGCAGGAGTACCGGCAGCGCCTGAAGGACTCGGTCCTGCGCGCGGCCCCCCACCAGGTCGAGCTGCACGTCCCCAAGGACTGA